In a single window of the Microbacterium sp. SL75 genome:
- a CDS encoding primosomal protein N' has protein sequence MSERRVARVQLESPVPQLDRLFDYAVPHPLVADIAPGVRVKVPLRSAGRMMDAFVIDVVADDGSERPLSAVEAVVSPMSVLPERLYTLARRVADRAAGSVSDVLRLAVPKRMVRAEKAWAAAPAPTPPEVVPAALERATATLAPYAGLAAALDAGERIALDAPPHPHAELPRGAWADLLASAAVHTLARGRSAVLVVPDYRDQAQLMAALGELVSPDAIVRDDSDQSGPARYAQYLRTLAPVPCIVVGRRSGVYAPAHDTALVAIWDDGDTLLAEPLAPGVHARDAALVRQEIEGSALLFAGHTRTTDVQRLVEVGYVRDIPQTRRPSPRVVLSATREGEQRQSRVPSSAFAAAREALQHGPVLVQVARPGYAPSLVCADCRRPARCQHCAGPLRAARPGATPVCAWCGRSAHAWACGHCGSTKLRMASSGSERTADELGRAFPNTRVIVADGAHPVAEVDAAPALVIATRGAEPLARGGYRAVILLDGDRMLQNEALRIAEHCLRWWSNAAALAAPGAPVHLVGVAGPVARALATWTQPAYARAELLERLPLRMPPAVRVASVDGHARSVDVLLESLRESVPDLDALAILGPVDTSADPDTSTSRALVRFDYAHGRAVADALRAGVIADALRARKSRKDRGPKPRSTLRVRLDIPEPDL, from the coding sequence GTGAGCGAGCGTCGCGTGGCGCGCGTGCAGCTGGAGTCGCCCGTGCCGCAGCTCGACCGGCTATTCGACTACGCCGTCCCTCATCCGCTGGTCGCCGACATCGCCCCGGGCGTCCGGGTCAAGGTGCCGTTGCGCTCGGCGGGGAGGATGATGGACGCCTTCGTCATCGACGTGGTGGCCGACGACGGCTCGGAGAGACCGCTGTCAGCGGTCGAGGCGGTCGTCTCGCCCATGTCGGTGCTGCCCGAGCGGCTCTACACGCTGGCGCGGCGGGTGGCCGATCGTGCGGCGGGGTCGGTGAGCGACGTGCTGCGCCTCGCGGTGCCCAAACGCATGGTCCGCGCCGAGAAGGCGTGGGCTGCCGCCCCCGCACCCACCCCGCCCGAGGTCGTTCCCGCCGCCCTCGAGCGCGCCACGGCGACCCTCGCTCCGTACGCGGGCCTGGCCGCCGCCCTCGACGCGGGGGAGCGGATCGCCCTCGACGCGCCTCCCCATCCGCACGCCGAACTGCCGCGCGGAGCCTGGGCCGACCTCCTCGCGTCCGCCGCGGTGCACACCCTCGCCCGCGGGCGCAGCGCCGTGCTCGTGGTCCCCGACTACCGCGACCAGGCGCAGCTCATGGCGGCGCTGGGCGAACTCGTGAGCCCGGATGCCATCGTCCGCGACGACTCCGACCAGTCCGGCCCGGCTCGCTATGCGCAGTACCTCCGCACCCTCGCTCCGGTGCCGTGCATCGTCGTCGGCCGCCGTTCGGGCGTCTACGCCCCCGCGCACGACACCGCGCTCGTGGCGATCTGGGACGACGGCGACACGCTTCTCGCCGAGCCCCTCGCCCCCGGTGTCCACGCGCGCGATGCGGCCCTCGTGCGCCAGGAGATCGAGGGCTCGGCCCTGCTGTTCGCCGGGCACACCCGCACCACCGACGTCCAGCGGCTGGTCGAGGTCGGATACGTCCGCGACATCCCGCAGACGCGCAGGCCGAGCCCGCGCGTGGTGCTCAGCGCGACGCGAGAGGGAGAACAGCGGCAGTCGCGCGTTCCGTCGTCGGCGTTCGCCGCCGCTCGCGAGGCTCTGCAGCACGGTCCGGTGCTCGTGCAGGTCGCTCGTCCCGGGTACGCGCCCTCTCTCGTGTGCGCCGATTGCCGGCGCCCCGCGCGCTGTCAGCACTGCGCGGGCCCCCTGCGCGCGGCCCGGCCCGGCGCCACTCCCGTGTGCGCCTGGTGCGGCCGCAGCGCCCACGCCTGGGCGTGCGGACACTGCGGCTCGACCAAGCTGCGCATGGCCTCCTCGGGCAGCGAGCGCACCGCCGACGAGCTCGGCCGAGCCTTCCCGAACACGCGCGTGATCGTCGCCGACGGCGCCCACCCGGTGGCCGAGGTCGACGCCGCCCCCGCTCTGGTGATCGCCACGCGCGGCGCGGAGCCCCTCGCTCGCGGAGGCTATCGCGCCGTCATCCTGCTCGACGGCGACCGGATGCTGCAGAACGAGGCCCTGCGCATCGCCGAGCACTGTCTGCGCTGGTGGTCGAATGCCGCGGCCCTCGCCGCCCCTGGCGCTCCGGTGCACCTCGTGGGAGTCGCCGGCCCCGTCGCCCGGGCCCTCGCCACCTGGACCCAGCCCGCCTACGCCCGCGCCGAACTGCTCGAGCGGCTTCCCCTGCGCATGCCCCCGGCCGTGCGCGTGGCCAGCGTCGACGGACACGCCCGGAGCGTCGACGTGCTGCTCGAGTCGCTGCGCGAGAGCGTGCCCGACCTCGACGCTCTCGCGATCCTGGGCCCGGTCGACACCTCCGCCGACCCCGACACCTCGACCTCGCGCGCCCTCGTGCGCTTCGACTACGCCCACGGTCGCGCCGTGGCCGATGCGCTGCGCGCGGGGGTCATTGCCGATGCCCTCCGGGCGCGCAAGTCGCGCAAGGATCGCGGCCCCAAGCCGCGCAGTACGCTCAGAGTCCGCCTCGACATCCCCGAGCCCGACCTCTGA
- the fmt gene encoding methionyl-tRNA formyltransferase, with product MRLVFAGTPAVAVPSLRALASGPHEIAAVVTRSDAPLGRKRVLTPSPVAQAAAELGIPIIKADRLDADVTERITALNAQLGVIVAYGGLVREPLLSTPAHGWINLHFSLLPRWRGAAPVQRALMAGDTATGASVFQLVAALDAGDVFAEERYDIPAGATSADLLDSLAEIGAPLLARVVDGIADGSAVAVPQQGDPTLAPKLTLEDGALDLTRDAESLLHQIAGVTPEPGAHTTLEGARFKVLRATPAEAPPLPPGRVVASGKDVLVGTGTTPLRLETVQPSGKGAMPAGDWFRGLRSSEPVLGA from the coding sequence ATGCGCCTCGTCTTCGCCGGCACACCCGCCGTCGCCGTCCCGTCGCTGCGAGCCCTGGCATCCGGCCCGCACGAGATCGCGGCTGTCGTCACCCGCAGCGACGCCCCGCTCGGGCGCAAGCGCGTCCTCACGCCGTCACCGGTCGCGCAGGCGGCCGCCGAGCTCGGCATCCCGATCATCAAGGCCGACCGGCTCGACGCCGACGTCACCGAACGCATCACCGCCCTCAACGCCCAGCTGGGTGTGATCGTGGCCTATGGCGGTCTCGTTCGCGAACCGCTGCTGTCGACCCCCGCGCACGGGTGGATCAACCTGCACTTCTCCCTGCTGCCTCGCTGGCGCGGCGCGGCCCCCGTGCAGCGCGCCCTCATGGCCGGTGACACGGCGACGGGAGCGAGCGTCTTCCAGCTGGTGGCCGCGCTCGACGCCGGAGACGTGTTCGCCGAAGAGCGCTACGACATCCCTGCCGGGGCCACTTCGGCCGACCTGCTCGACTCCCTCGCCGAGATCGGCGCCCCCCTGCTCGCGCGTGTCGTCGACGGTATCGCCGACGGCTCCGCGGTCGCCGTTCCACAGCAGGGCGACCCCACCCTGGCCCCCAAGCTCACGCTCGAAGACGGCGCCCTCGACCTGACGCGGGATGCCGAGAGCCTCCTGCACCAGATCGCCGGAGTCACCCCCGAGCCCGGCGCTCACACCACGCTCGAGGGGGCGCGCTTCAAGGTGCTGCGCGCGACTCCCGCCGAGGCCCCGCCGCTGCCGCCCGGCCGGGTCGTGGCATCCGGAAAAGACGTTCTGGTCGGCACCGGGACCACTCCTCTCCGCCTCGAGACGGTCCAGCCGTCCGGCAAGGGCGCGATGCCCGCCGGTGACTGGTTCCGGGGCCTGCGTTCGAGCGAACCGGTGCTGGGCGCATGA
- a CDS encoding transcription antitermination factor NusB, whose amino-acid sequence MSVQGARAVAFEVLRAVSGDEAYANLLLPHAIARQRLDAKDAGLATELTYGTLRRRGTYDAIIAVAADRTVDRIDPAVLDALRLGVHQLLSTRVASHAAVNESVELARRHGGGKGAAGFANAVLRRVSRDNPGEWMQRIAAGARSDDERIGLTTSHPVWIVRALRRALTAEGRADELEGLLEADNVAPRVAMIALPGLAEVPEDATATRFAPTAFTTRGGDPEGLIRSSHGRIRVQDEGSQLAALALSRALPVREGERWLDLCAGPGGKTALLAAEALAHGAHLDANEIAPARAGLVRQAVASVPLEVEVSEEDGRVRAARMPGEYDRILVDAPCTGIGALRRRPEARWRKTPADVPDLTALQQELVLAAFEALKPGGVVAYVTCSPHLAETSGVLAEVKRALGEAAEELDARAVVRSIAQDEIDLPEQADGSLRAQLWPHRHGTDAMSIALLRKR is encoded by the coding sequence ATGAGCGTGCAGGGAGCACGCGCCGTCGCCTTCGAGGTGCTGCGGGCAGTGTCGGGGGACGAGGCCTACGCCAACCTCCTGCTGCCGCACGCGATCGCTCGACAGCGGCTGGATGCCAAGGACGCCGGACTCGCGACCGAGCTGACCTACGGAACCCTCCGTCGACGCGGAACGTACGACGCGATCATCGCGGTGGCCGCCGACCGCACGGTCGACCGCATCGACCCCGCGGTCCTCGACGCCCTGCGCCTCGGTGTGCACCAGCTGCTCTCGACCCGCGTGGCCTCCCACGCCGCGGTGAACGAATCGGTCGAGCTCGCCCGCCGTCACGGCGGCGGCAAGGGGGCTGCGGGCTTCGCGAATGCGGTCCTGCGCCGCGTCTCGCGCGACAACCCCGGAGAGTGGATGCAGCGCATCGCCGCCGGCGCCCGCAGCGACGACGAACGCATCGGCCTGACCACCTCGCATCCCGTATGGATCGTGCGGGCGCTGCGCCGCGCGTTGACCGCCGAGGGCCGCGCCGACGAGCTCGAGGGACTGCTCGAAGCCGACAACGTCGCCCCGCGCGTCGCGATGATCGCCCTGCCGGGCCTCGCCGAGGTACCCGAAGACGCGACCGCCACGAGATTCGCTCCGACCGCCTTCACCACGCGCGGGGGAGACCCCGAAGGCCTCATCCGTTCCTCGCACGGCCGTATCCGCGTGCAGGACGAAGGCTCTCAGCTCGCAGCGCTGGCCCTCAGCCGAGCGCTGCCGGTTCGAGAGGGGGAGCGGTGGCTGGACCTGTGCGCGGGCCCCGGCGGCAAGACCGCGCTCCTCGCGGCCGAGGCGCTGGCGCACGGCGCGCACCTCGACGCCAACGAGATCGCGCCGGCCCGAGCGGGACTGGTGCGCCAGGCCGTGGCATCCGTCCCCCTCGAGGTCGAGGTGAGCGAAGAGGACGGGCGCGTTCGCGCGGCCCGGATGCCGGGCGAGTACGACCGCATCCTCGTCGACGCCCCGTGCACGGGGATCGGCGCGCTGCGTCGTCGTCCCGAGGCCCGGTGGCGCAAGACCCCCGCCGACGTGCCGGATCTCACCGCCCTGCAGCAGGAGCTCGTGCTCGCGGCGTTCGAGGCACTCAAGCCCGGCGGGGTGGTGGCGTACGTCACGTGCTCGCCGCACCTCGCCGAGACCTCGGGGGTGCTCGCCGAGGTCAAGCGCGCGCTCGGCGAGGCGGCCGAAGAGCTCGATGCCCGCGCCGTGGTGCGTTCGATCGCGCAGGACGAGATCGATCTGCCCGAGCAGGCCGACGGTTCGCTCCGCGCGCAGCTGTGGCCCCACCGCCACGGCACCGACGCGATGTCGATCGCCCTGCTCCGAAAGCGCTGA
- the rpe gene encoding ribulose-phosphate 3-epimerase produces the protein MPTDAPRINPSILAADFVNMEAELARIAGADFVHVDVMDNHFVPNLTFGPQMVGRIQETSPVPLDVHLMIDDPDRWAPDYAELGAASVTFHLEAAASPIALARRLRSIGARAGVAVKPGTPVENLFESLNEFDQILVMTVEPGFGGQSFMPETMPKLRALADEAERRGSSVWLQVDGGIGESTIAQAAEAGADTFVAGSAVFGADDPDRAIQSLRATAARHRH, from the coding sequence GTGCCTACCGACGCCCCGCGCATCAACCCGAGCATCCTCGCCGCCGACTTCGTGAACATGGAGGCCGAGCTCGCGCGCATCGCGGGTGCCGATTTCGTGCACGTCGACGTGATGGACAACCACTTCGTGCCGAACCTCACCTTCGGTCCCCAGATGGTCGGCCGCATCCAGGAGACCAGCCCCGTCCCACTCGACGTTCATCTCATGATCGACGACCCCGACCGTTGGGCACCGGACTACGCCGAGCTCGGGGCCGCTTCCGTGACCTTCCACCTGGAGGCCGCGGCATCCCCGATCGCCCTCGCCCGCCGGCTGCGTTCGATCGGCGCTCGCGCCGGAGTGGCGGTCAAACCCGGCACGCCCGTCGAGAACCTCTTCGAGTCGCTGAACGAGTTCGACCAGATCCTCGTCATGACCGTCGAGCCCGGCTTCGGCGGCCAGTCGTTCATGCCCGAGACCATGCCCAAGCTCCGCGCCCTCGCCGACGAGGCGGAGCGCCGCGGCTCGAGCGTGTGGCTGCAGGTCGACGGCGGCATCGGCGAGTCGACCATCGCGCAGGCGGCCGAGGCGGGGGCCGACACCTTCGTCGCCGGTTCCGCCGTCTTCGGCGCCGATGACCCCGACCGCGCGATCCAGTCCCTCCGCGCCACCGCCGCCCGCCACCGCCACTGA
- a CDS encoding phosphoribosyl-ATP diphosphatase — protein sequence MKTFDDLFAELSAKAVERPEGSGTVAQLDAGVHAIGKKIVEEAAEVWMAAEYESDEAAAEEISQLLYHLQTLMLAKGLSLEDVYRHL from the coding sequence GTGAAGACCTTCGACGACCTGTTCGCGGAACTCAGCGCCAAGGCCGTCGAGCGACCCGAGGGGTCGGGCACCGTCGCGCAACTCGACGCCGGCGTGCACGCGATCGGCAAGAAGATCGTCGAAGAGGCCGCCGAGGTGTGGATGGCCGCCGAGTACGAGTCCGACGAGGCCGCGGCCGAGGAGATCTCGCAGCTGCTCTACCACCTGCAGACGCTCATGCTCGCGAAGGGCCTGTCGCTCGAGGACGTCTACCGACATCTCTGA
- the hisG gene encoding ATP phosphoribosyltransferase — MLRIAVPNKGSLAETAAEMLSEAGYTGRRDSKDLYTVDPANEVEFFYLRPRDIATYVGSGALDVGITGRDLLLDARMPGAREVESLGFAGSTFRFAGRPGRFTDVQDLEGLRVATAYPGLVDAFLDERGIAVDIVPLDGAVESAVQLGVADAVADVVSTGTTLRQAGLEIFGPVLLESDAVLISGPNEVEGTETLLRRLRGVLAARKYVLVDYDLPANLVDQAIAVAPGLESPTISPLRDPEWVAVRVMSPRRDVNRVMDELYAIGARAILVTEILAARL, encoded by the coding sequence ATGCTGCGAATCGCCGTGCCGAACAAGGGGTCGCTCGCCGAGACCGCCGCCGAGATGCTCTCGGAGGCCGGATATACCGGACGACGCGACTCGAAAGACCTGTACACCGTCGACCCCGCCAACGAGGTCGAGTTCTTCTACCTCCGCCCGCGCGACATCGCGACCTACGTCGGCTCCGGAGCGCTCGACGTCGGCATCACGGGCCGCGACCTGCTGCTCGACGCCCGCATGCCCGGCGCGCGCGAGGTCGAGTCGCTCGGCTTCGCCGGCTCCACCTTCCGCTTCGCCGGTCGTCCCGGTCGCTTCACCGACGTCCAGGACCTCGAGGGTCTCCGCGTCGCCACGGCCTACCCCGGGCTGGTCGATGCGTTCCTCGACGAGCGCGGCATCGCCGTTGACATCGTCCCGCTCGATGGAGCCGTCGAGTCGGCCGTCCAGCTCGGTGTCGCGGATGCCGTGGCCGACGTCGTCTCGACCGGAACGACGCTGCGTCAGGCGGGGCTCGAGATCTTCGGGCCGGTGCTCCTCGAGAGCGACGCCGTCCTCATCTCGGGTCCGAACGAGGTCGAGGGCACCGAGACGCTGCTGCGTCGCCTGCGCGGCGTGCTGGCCGCGCGCAAGTACGTCCTCGTCGACTACGACCTTCCCGCGAACCTCGTCGACCAGGCCATCGCCGTCGCTCCCGGCCTCGAGTCCCCGACGATCTCGCCGCTGCGCGACCCCGAGTGGGTCGCCGTGCGAGTGATGAGCCCGCGCCGCGACGTGAACCGCGTCATGGACGAGCTCTACGCGATCGGCGCACGCGCGATCCTCGTCACCGAGATCCTCGCCGCGAGGCTCTGA
- the hisF gene encoding imidazole glycerol phosphate synthase subunit HisF, producing MTLARRVIPCLDVAGGRVVKGVNFLDLRDMGDPVELAKLYFDQGADEVTFLDVTATVDERSTTYDVVRRTAEQVFIPLTVGGGVRSADDVARLLAVGADKIGVNSAAIARPDLVGEIADRFGAQVIVLSLDVKRSASTPSGFVVTTHGGRTETTLDALEWAREAVERGAGELLVNSIDADGTKQGFDLELVRLMRQVAAVPVIASGGAGALEHFAPAIQAGADAVLAASVFHSGQLSVGQVKDAMAAEGIEVRR from the coding sequence ATGACCCTCGCGCGTCGCGTCATCCCGTGCCTCGACGTCGCGGGCGGCCGCGTCGTGAAGGGCGTGAACTTCCTCGACCTGCGCGACATGGGTGACCCGGTCGAGCTCGCGAAGCTCTACTTCGACCAGGGTGCCGACGAGGTCACCTTCCTCGACGTCACCGCCACGGTCGACGAGCGATCGACGACGTACGATGTCGTCCGCCGCACCGCCGAACAGGTCTTCATCCCGTTGACGGTCGGCGGGGGAGTGCGCTCTGCCGATGACGTCGCGCGGCTCTTGGCGGTCGGCGCCGACAAGATCGGCGTGAACTCCGCCGCGATCGCGCGCCCCGACCTGGTCGGCGAGATCGCCGACCGCTTCGGCGCGCAGGTGATCGTGCTCTCGCTCGATGTGAAGCGCTCGGCATCCACCCCCTCGGGTTTCGTGGTGACCACCCACGGCGGCCGCACCGAGACGACCCTCGACGCCCTCGAATGGGCGCGCGAGGCCGTCGAGCGCGGTGCCGGCGAGCTGCTCGTCAACTCGATCGACGCCGACGGCACGAAGCAGGGCTTCGACCTCGAACTCGTCCGCCTCATGCGCCAGGTCGCCGCCGTCCCGGTCATCGCGTCGGGAGGAGCTGGCGCGCTCGAGCACTTCGCCCCGGCGATCCAGGCCGGCGCCGACGCCGTGCTCGCGGCATCCGTCTTCCACTCCGGTCAGTTGAGCGTCGGACAGGTCAAGGACGCCATGGCGGCCGAAGGGATCGAGGTGCGCCGATGA
- the hisI gene encoding phosphoribosyl-AMP cyclohydrolase codes for MSVDRVKYDADGLVAAVIQQFDSREVLMVGWMDAEALNRTLTTGRVTFWSRSRQEYWRKGDTSGHIQLVRGARLDCDGDTLLIEVDQIGAACHTGDHTCFDADDLQPVVGER; via the coding sequence ATGAGCGTCGACCGCGTGAAGTACGACGCCGACGGCCTGGTCGCCGCGGTGATCCAGCAGTTCGACTCCCGCGAGGTGCTCATGGTGGGGTGGATGGATGCCGAGGCCCTGAACCGCACGCTCACCACCGGCCGTGTGACCTTCTGGTCGCGCTCGCGCCAGGAGTACTGGCGCAAGGGCGACACCTCGGGTCACATCCAGCTCGTCAGGGGGGCGCGTCTCGACTGCGACGGCGACACCCTGCTCATCGAGGTGGACCAGATCGGTGCCGCATGCCACACGGGAGACCACACCTGTTTCGACGCCGACGACCTGCAGCCGGTCGTGGGGGAGCGCTGA
- a CDS encoding Trp biosynthesis-associated membrane protein, whose amino-acid sequence MRRARSSAVLAMLLAGAICVIASTQTWIDVTLDDGAQQTLAVPGAEALPVLTPLSLAALALGAALSIVGPVLRYVFGALGVLIAVFLGVGTAQILFATPVSATAATVTDATGISGTDAVASLVSSLALTPWPTVTLLAQIVLLAASLFTLVTARRWASGASRKYRTATEAGAETGRPHDAIDSWDDLSRGDDPTA is encoded by the coding sequence ATGCGTCGCGCCCGTTCCTCGGCGGTGCTGGCGATGCTCCTGGCCGGAGCCATCTGCGTGATCGCCTCGACGCAGACCTGGATCGACGTCACCCTCGACGACGGCGCCCAGCAGACCCTGGCCGTCCCGGGGGCCGAAGCGCTGCCGGTCCTCACGCCGCTGAGCCTCGCCGCTCTCGCCCTGGGCGCCGCCCTCTCGATCGTCGGGCCCGTGCTGCGCTACGTCTTCGGCGCACTCGGCGTGCTGATCGCGGTCTTCCTCGGCGTCGGCACCGCGCAGATCCTCTTCGCGACCCCGGTCTCGGCGACGGCGGCGACCGTCACCGATGCGACGGGTATCTCGGGAACGGATGCCGTGGCCTCCCTCGTCTCGAGCTTGGCGCTGACACCGTGGCCGACGGTGACGCTGCTCGCGCAGATCGTTCTGCTCGCGGCATCCCTGTTCACCCTCGTCACCGCGCGCCGCTGGGCGTCGGGGGCGAGCCGCAAGTACCGCACCGCGACCGAGGCGGGGGCCGAGACAGGCCGCCCGCACGACGCGATCGACTCGTGGGACGACCTCTCGCGCGGCGACGACCCGACCGCCTGA
- a CDS encoding DUF6704 family protein, translating into MSNPIGDPGHGHSPAAWTAVIIMLVAFTLGTLFFWLDMPVLVWASVGLLLVGAIVGWAMTKAGYGANGAKSNPKAH; encoded by the coding sequence ATGAGCAACCCCATCGGCGACCCCGGCCACGGACACTCGCCCGCCGCCTGGACGGCCGTGATCATCATGCTCGTCGCTTTCACGCTCGGCACGCTGTTCTTCTGGCTCGACATGCCCGTCCTGGTATGGGCCTCGGTGGGTCTGCTCCTGGTCGGCGCGATCGTCGGCTGGGCCATGACCAAGGCCGGCTACGGCGCGAACGGCGCGAAGTCCAACCCGAAGGCTCACTGA
- the trpC gene encoding indole-3-glycerol phosphate synthase TrpC → MALADLTAGAVEDAEERAQSRPLAEVERDALAQTPARSALAMLAPADRVKIIAEVKRASPSRGDLAAIPDPARQARLYEEGGASAISVLTERRKFKGSLADLEAVRSAVSVPVLRKDFIATPYQVLEARASGADLVLLIVAALEQKTLAELYGLVTDLGMTALVETHSADELQRASELGAKLIGVNARNLSTFELDRDLFGSLADRFPADAIKIAESAVLAPADVAHYRAAGADVVLVGEALVTGDPVATLRAFLQETT, encoded by the coding sequence ATGGCACTGGCCGATCTCACGGCCGGGGCGGTAGAAGACGCCGAGGAACGCGCCCAGTCGCGCCCCCTCGCCGAGGTCGAGCGCGATGCTCTCGCACAGACGCCTGCGCGGTCGGCGCTGGCGATGCTCGCCCCCGCCGACCGCGTGAAGATCATCGCCGAGGTCAAGCGCGCGAGCCCGTCCCGCGGCGATCTCGCGGCAATTCCCGACCCCGCTCGCCAGGCCCGCCTGTACGAAGAGGGCGGGGCGTCCGCGATCTCGGTTCTCACCGAGCGTCGCAAGTTCAAGGGCAGTCTCGCCGACCTCGAGGCCGTGCGATCGGCCGTGAGCGTCCCCGTGCTGCGCAAGGACTTCATCGCGACGCCCTACCAGGTGCTCGAGGCGCGTGCGTCCGGCGCCGACCTCGTGCTGTTGATCGTGGCGGCCCTCGAGCAGAAGACGCTCGCCGAGCTCTACGGCCTGGTCACCGACCTGGGCATGACCGCGCTGGTCGAGACGCACTCCGCCGACGAACTCCAGCGTGCGTCCGAGCTGGGCGCCAAGCTCATCGGCGTCAACGCCCGCAACCTCTCCACTTTCGAGCTCGACCGCGATCTGTTCGGCTCTCTCGCAGATCGTTTCCCGGCCGATGCGATCAAGATCGCCGAGTCCGCGGTCCTCGCTCCCGCCGACGTCGCGCACTACCGTGCTGCGGGTGCCGATGTCGTGCTCGTGGGCGAGGCTCTCGTGACCGGCGACCCGGTCGCCACGCTCCGTGCGTTCCTCCAGGAGACGACATGA
- the trpB gene encoding tryptophan synthase subunit beta has protein sequence MTTAPTQNLRGQKGPFFGDFGGRYMPESLIAAIDELTAVYESAMADPEFHAELRALLHDYAGRPSVLTEVPRFAEHAGGARVFLKREDLNHTGSHKINNVLGQALLTKRLGKTRVIAETGAGQHGVATATAAALFGLECVVYMGEVDTERQALNVARMRLLGAEVIPVTTGSRTLKDAINEAYRDWVASVETTNYIFGTAAGPHPFPAMVRDFQKIIGEETRAEFLERLGRLPDAVFACVGGGSNAIGMFDAFLDDEGVALYGVEAAGDGVDTPQHAASIERGRPGVLHGARTYVLQDEDGQTIESHSISAGLDYPGVGPEHAWLADIGRAQYIPATDDEAMQALRLLSRTEGIIPAIESAHALAGALRVGRELGPDAVIAINLSGRGDKDMDTAARYFDLYDAEHAPPSPEGAPQTRAAEAVASAPGSPVGVTTAPDAASGAGVEL, from the coding sequence ATGACCACCGCTCCCACCCAGAATCTTCGCGGTCAGAAGGGGCCGTTCTTCGGCGACTTCGGCGGCCGGTACATGCCCGAGTCGCTGATCGCGGCGATCGACGAGCTGACCGCGGTCTACGAGTCGGCCATGGCCGATCCCGAGTTCCACGCCGAGTTGCGCGCTCTGCTGCACGACTATGCGGGCCGTCCGTCGGTGCTCACCGAGGTACCGCGTTTCGCCGAGCACGCCGGCGGCGCACGCGTCTTCCTCAAGCGCGAAGACCTCAATCACACCGGCTCGCACAAGATCAACAACGTGCTGGGGCAGGCGCTGCTCACCAAACGTCTCGGCAAGACCCGTGTGATCGCCGAGACCGGCGCCGGCCAGCACGGTGTCGCCACCGCGACGGCCGCCGCCCTGTTCGGCCTCGAGTGCGTCGTCTACATGGGCGAGGTCGACACCGAGCGCCAGGCTCTCAACGTCGCGCGCATGCGTCTTCTCGGCGCCGAGGTCATCCCCGTCACGACCGGGTCGCGCACCCTCAAGGACGCGATCAACGAGGCGTACCGCGACTGGGTCGCCTCGGTCGAGACGACCAACTACATCTTCGGCACGGCCGCCGGCCCCCACCCCTTCCCGGCGATGGTCCGTGACTTCCAGAAGATCATCGGCGAAGAGACCCGCGCCGAGTTCCTCGAGCGCCTCGGCCGTCTCCCCGACGCCGTCTTCGCGTGCGTCGGCGGCGGCTCGAACGCGATCGGCATGTTCGATGCGTTCCTCGACGACGAGGGCGTCGCCCTCTACGGAGTGGAGGCCGCCGGCGACGGCGTCGACACCCCCCAGCACGCCGCCTCCATCGAGCGCGGTCGTCCCGGCGTGCTGCACGGCGCGCGCACCTATGTGCTGCAGGACGAAGACGGCCAGACCATCGAGTCCCACTCGATCTCGGCCGGACTCGACTACCCGGGCGTGGGTCCCGAGCACGCGTGGCTCGCCGACATCGGCCGCGCGCAGTACATCCCCGCCACAGACGACGAGGCCATGCAGGCCCTGCGCCTGCTCTCTCGCACCGAGGGCATCATCCCGGCGATCGAGTCGGCCCACGCCCTGGCCGGCGCTCTCCGCGTCGGTCGCGAGCTGGGCCCGGATGCCGTGATCGCCATCAACCTCTCGGGGCGCGGCGACAAGGACATGGACACCGCCGCCCGCTACTTCGACCTGTACGACGCCGAGCACGCTCCGCCGTCGCCCGAGGGCGCCCCGCAGACGCGCGCGGCAGAGGCCGTGGCATCCGCTCCCGGCTCTCCCGTCGGCGTCACCACCGCACCCGATGCCGCGAGCGGTGCCGGGGTCGAGCTGTGA